The following proteins are co-located in the Pyxidicoccus trucidator genome:
- a CDS encoding DUF3108 domain-containing protein — protein MSSMRTLLAAWLSLSTATAWAQLPDSDADKPEAEKAEAATAKEKEVPLTVAPCANALPALRTPMAFMPGEVLEFDLDAMGAQAGKMTMRVQKQKDGHLPVEVEAKTNSFFSKVRRVHGSAITYLHPRTLRPKRYIEDTTENEQRRKVEVAFGPKDRSVKVDYQIGKRPKGQFNYTYDKDGLDVAGSIYLLRQLPLQENLQVCFDVYGVRRLWRMQGAVVKREQVTTPLGQFNAWHMQGTAIRLDRPRQKREVHVWISDDARRLPLAAVGTLDLGAVRATLTGVSRPGEKRQEAGGEEDMKW, from the coding sequence ATGAGCTCCATGCGCACCCTCCTCGCGGCCTGGCTGTCGCTGTCCACCGCCACCGCCTGGGCCCAGCTGCCGGACTCGGATGCGGACAAACCGGAGGCCGAGAAGGCCGAGGCGGCGACCGCGAAGGAGAAGGAGGTCCCCCTCACCGTGGCCCCATGCGCGAATGCGCTGCCCGCGCTGCGCACGCCCATGGCCTTCATGCCCGGCGAGGTGCTCGAGTTCGACCTGGACGCCATGGGCGCGCAGGCCGGGAAGATGACCATGCGCGTGCAGAAGCAGAAGGACGGGCACCTGCCGGTGGAGGTGGAGGCGAAGACCAACTCCTTCTTCTCCAAGGTGCGCCGCGTCCACGGCAGCGCCATCACCTACCTGCACCCGCGCACGCTGCGCCCCAAGCGCTACATCGAGGACACCACGGAGAACGAGCAGCGCCGCAAGGTGGAGGTCGCCTTCGGCCCCAAGGACCGCTCCGTGAAGGTGGACTACCAGATTGGCAAGCGGCCCAAGGGCCAGTTCAACTACACCTACGACAAGGACGGCCTGGACGTGGCCGGCTCCATCTACCTGCTGCGCCAATTGCCGCTGCAGGAGAACCTCCAGGTGTGCTTCGACGTGTACGGCGTGCGCCGCTTGTGGCGCATGCAGGGCGCGGTGGTGAAGCGCGAGCAGGTCACCACCCCGCTGGGCCAGTTCAACGCCTGGCACATGCAGGGCACCGCCATCCGCCTGGACCGCCCCAGGCAGAAGCGCGAGGTCCACGTGTGGATTTCCGACGACGCCCGCCGCCTGCCCCTGGCCGCCGTGGGCACCCTGGACCTGGGCGCCGTACGCGCCACCCTCACCGGCGTCTCCCGCCCCGGCGAGAAGCGCCAGGAGGCCGGCGGCGAAGAGGACATGAAGTGGTGA
- a CDS encoding DUF4091 domain-containing protein: protein MGAGWAWAVVAAMAATPGPQVVSPLVKIRPGEAVQGRRDARLSVARGECEATQVVLPGRVERVRVEPLALAGPGAALKPSVWRQVFVDVKTPSNGEGRSGPWPDALVPVEAPIQAPSGATSLPTVLYVEVCAPEKQKPGTYRGELRVKAGDAAPMPVPFSVEVQPFALPTTASLPTSFGVSLYSIARGHGLSPEAPEARELLRAYGRTLLEHRVSAHGLSMSPPPVRFENGKPVVDWRAYDAEVGPFLDGSLLPSGARFTTAEVRDNKQASTDAEKAAYYRAFVEHFRKKGWPAQLFFYAKDEPKPEDVPLVHAQAKRVRAAGGIPVLVTSPLDDALRGAADILTPTLNCFYPRPGPQTCRNVVPTRTLRGRLPKGAKVWWYQSCNSHGCNGGPPEDKTVDAAYSGWASYMVDHPAPLNRAMGVLAFSSGVDGELYFDTVFAYNTKKDPWTDVFEFGGNGDGTLFYPGTPARLGMTGHQPVVSLRLKHIRDGLEDYEYLRLLAELGDATFAQAAARRLARSGWDITRDAGEWEAVRQEVTARLRERWAQSEYVKRPGRQTPNSTP from the coding sequence ATGGGCGCGGGATGGGCGTGGGCAGTGGTGGCGGCGATGGCCGCCACTCCAGGGCCGCAGGTGGTGTCGCCCCTGGTGAAGATTCGTCCGGGCGAAGCGGTGCAGGGTCGCCGCGACGCCCGGCTCAGCGTGGCGCGCGGCGAGTGCGAGGCCACGCAGGTGGTGCTGCCCGGGCGCGTGGAGCGCGTCCGGGTGGAGCCGCTGGCGCTCGCGGGCCCCGGCGCCGCGCTGAAGCCGTCCGTGTGGCGCCAGGTCTTCGTGGACGTGAAGACGCCGTCCAATGGAGAGGGCCGGAGCGGCCCCTGGCCGGATGCGCTGGTGCCGGTGGAGGCCCCCATCCAGGCCCCGTCCGGAGCCACGAGCCTGCCCACCGTCCTCTACGTGGAGGTGTGCGCGCCGGAGAAGCAGAAGCCGGGCACGTACCGCGGCGAGCTGCGGGTGAAGGCGGGGGACGCGGCACCCATGCCGGTGCCCTTCTCCGTGGAGGTGCAGCCCTTCGCGCTGCCGACCACGGCGTCGCTGCCCACCAGCTTCGGCGTGTCGCTGTACAGCATCGCCCGGGGCCACGGCCTGTCGCCCGAGGCGCCCGAGGCGCGGGAGCTGCTGCGCGCGTACGGGCGCACCCTGCTGGAGCACCGGGTGAGCGCGCACGGCCTGAGCATGTCGCCGCCGCCGGTGCGCTTCGAGAATGGCAAGCCGGTGGTGGACTGGCGCGCGTACGACGCGGAGGTGGGGCCCTTCCTCGACGGCAGCCTGCTGCCCTCCGGGGCGCGCTTCACCACCGCCGAGGTGCGCGACAACAAGCAGGCGAGCACCGACGCGGAGAAGGCGGCGTATTACCGCGCCTTCGTCGAGCACTTCCGGAAGAAGGGCTGGCCGGCGCAGCTCTTCTTCTACGCCAAGGACGAGCCGAAGCCGGAGGACGTGCCGCTGGTGCACGCACAGGCGAAGCGGGTGCGCGCCGCCGGGGGCATCCCCGTGCTCGTCACCAGCCCGCTGGATGACGCACTGCGCGGCGCGGCGGACATCCTCACGCCCACCCTCAACTGCTTCTACCCGCGCCCCGGGCCACAGACGTGCCGCAACGTGGTGCCGACCCGCACGCTGCGTGGGCGCCTGCCGAAGGGCGCGAAGGTGTGGTGGTACCAGAGCTGCAACTCGCACGGGTGCAACGGCGGGCCGCCGGAGGACAAGACGGTGGACGCGGCCTACAGCGGGTGGGCCTCCTACATGGTGGACCACCCCGCCCCCCTGAACCGGGCCATGGGGGTGCTGGCCTTCTCCTCCGGGGTGGACGGCGAGCTCTATTTCGACACCGTCTTCGCCTACAACACGAAGAAGGACCCCTGGACGGACGTCTTCGAGTTCGGCGGCAACGGCGACGGCACCCTCTTCTACCCGGGCACTCCGGCGCGGCTGGGGATGACGGGCCACCAGCCCGTGGTCAGTTTGCGCCTCAAGCACATCCGCGACGGGCTGGAGGACTACGAGTACCTCCGGCTGCTGGCGGAGCTGGGGGATGCCACCTTTGCCCAGGCAGCCGCGCGACGGCTGGCCCGCTCGGGTTGGGACATCACCCGGGATGCGGGAGAATGGGAAGCGGTCCGTCAGGAAGTCACGGCCCGGCTGCGCGAGCGGTGGGCCCAATCCGAATATGTGAAGCGCCCGGGCCGTCAGACGCCCAACAGCACCCCGTAG